In Hyalangium ruber, the DNA window GGGTAGAGCCCCGTGGTGCCCTCCGCGGGGTTGGCGGAGACCACGCCCGGCGCGGTGGTGTCGCCCGGCCCCGCGTCCGGTGTTCCGCCGGGCCCTCCTCCATCCGGGCTGCCGCCATCCGGCGAGGGCTCCAAGGGCAGTTGGGGGACAACCTCATCGCCCGCGCAGCCAGGGGTGAGCGGAAGCACGCAAGCGGTGACGAGCAGGACGGCGATGGACAGACGGCGCATTCCAGGACCTCGGGAAGAGAAGCGTCAGAGAGAAGAACCGGGGCGCCCCTGCATCGAGGGACGCCCCGGAGGAAAGCCAGCGGCGCGAGTGCGTCGTCGGGCTAGCAGCCCGTGTGGACGGCCGCGTTGGCATCGTTGCAGTCGGTGTCGTCGAGCACGTACCCCGCCGGCGGCGTGCAAGCGGTCAGCGTGTACACGTTGGTGTTGCCGTAGCCGTCACTGTCCGCGTCCTGGAAGTAGTAGACGCGGCTGTCCTCCACGCGCTCCGGAATGACCTGCACCGTGCTCGTGGTCGAAGGGCCCAGGGTCAGCTTGTAGACGGCATCCTTGGTGAGGTTGTTGTAGACCACCACCTGGCTCAGGCCGCAGCCCGTCTGGCTGATGCTCTGCGGCGAGAAGGCGGGCGTCACCGTGTTACCGGAGGCGTCCTTCAGCACCACGGTGATGTTCGCGGAGACGAAGAAGGCCCACGCCGAGCTGGTCCGGCTCGGCACGAACTTCACCGTTCCGGTGTAGGAACTCCCCGAGCCCGGCAGCGTCACGGTGTAGGCCGTGTGCGTGGAGTTGATGCTCTGCATGCTGGGGTCCGTGCTGGAGGCGCTCGCCGTCGCCGAGGCATAGGGCCCACTGATGAGGTGCCCGCACGCGTGGCTCACGGGCACGGGGCCCAGGGCCGTGCAGCCGGCCTCCAACAGCCCCTGCTCCTGCAGCGGTAGCGCCTGCGTCTCCTCCGTCAGCTCGGTGGGGCCACAAGCCGCCAGGGCGAGGCCCAGCAAGGCCCCTCCGAGGTTGCGCATCGTCATCTTCATGTCATGTCCTTTTGGGTGAACCGAGAGAGCGCGGCGCTCGCCATGAGCGCCGCCGCCCTCCACGGGGTACTGCGGTGAGGCAGCTACGAGCGATGCGCGAAAGCCGTGGCTCTCAAGCGCGTCACGGAAAGTACTCGGTGACCATCTGGAGCTGCGGCAGCGAGGTGGGCCCGAGCGTGAAGGTGTAGATGACGCTCTCGGTCAGCTCCAGGCCCACCATGTGCTGGAGTCCGGAGCAGGCCGTGGTGGGCTTCTCCGCGACGGAGGCGACCACCCGCTCCCCCTCGCGCACGGCGAAGGGGACGTTCTGGCTCAAGTAGACGATGAAGTCCCCGGTGCCAAAGGCCTTGAACTGGAAGGTGCCGGTGTACTGGCCGTCCACCGGGCGCAGGTTCAACGTATAGAGCGTGTGAAAGGCGTCAGCGCGCGGCCTGCGACTCTCCGAGGCTGTCACCGTGGCGTAGGGGCCATTGTCCACGTGCCAGCAGGCGTGGTCGCCGTCATCCCCGAAGTCGAAGCCCTCGCGAGGCGTGTAGTGGGGGTCCACCACGCACGCCAGTTGCTCCTCGGGAGCCATGTAGCCGCGATCGCAGTGACACCAATCTCCTTCAGGCTCGCGGTGGATGTGACCCTCAGGAGCGCAGGGATCCACCTGCTGTTGAGGAAGTTCCTCGGACAACGGGGGCTGTGAGCCACCACAGCCCATGAGAACCGCCAGGCTCGCGGCCGGGACGATGAAACGGTTGAGCAATCGCATGTGTCTCGACCCGACCGAGAGCCCTCGGTCAAACGTGGTTGAACTGCACTCAGCGCGCGCGGGAGCTACTCCTCGTGGTCGTGCGCGCCCGCCTCTTCGATGACGAGCGTGAAGGCGGAGTTACGCCGCAGCACGGCCTTGAACTCGAGGCGGTAGACCTTTCCCTCCTCCAGGTCCGCCGTCACCATCCGGCGGAGGCTGCCGCAGGCCGTCTCGTCGATGGCGTACGAGCACTCCTTCGAGACGAGGGTGTTCCCGTCGTAGATCTTCAGCCCGCGCTGGCGGGACAGCAGGAAGGCGTACTCGCCAGACTCCGCGGGCCGGTACGTCACGGAACCGGCGTAGGAGTAGAGGGAGTGGGTCGGCAGGGTGATGTTGTAGGCCGTATGCGGCAGGTTGACGTTGGGGAGCGTGGTGCCGCCGAGCGGGGCCGCCGTGACGGCGGTGAACGGGCCGAAGTCACCGTGGTAGCACGCGTGCTCGACGACCTCCTCGTCCGGTCCCTCGCACGTCGACATCGCCTCGACGAGCGGCTCTTCCTGCACCTCGACCTGCGTCAGCTCGTCGGGGGCTTCCATCGTTTGACCGCAAGCGGTGAGCAGCAGCGGCAGGCTGACCGCGAGCAGGGTCTTCTTGAACATCGACTCCATCTTCATGGTGACACTCCTTTGGGTTGAGGGACGACGGGGACAAATGAAGGGCGCGTGGACTCAGAGCGGCTCCGGGCGCAGCACCGCCCAGGACACGACCACCTCGCCGGAGGGCAGATGCTCGGGGGGCAGTTGCATGTGCGGCCCCACGCTTCCGAGCGCGAGCTGAGGCACGCGCCGCTGCGCCTCCGCGAAGGACTCGGGGTCCGGAAACGTCACCCGCTCCAGGCAGCCGGCGGCGTAGCAGACAGAGGGCTCGGCACGGACGGGCAGCACGGAGGCGGCGATCTGCTCGCGCCAGTGCTCCAGGGCCGCGCGGGCTTCCTGGGTCCAGGGCTCCTGGCTCACACCCGAGGAGAGGAATTCGGAGAGAACGGCATCCCTACGCGCCAACGGCGTCGGGTGCTGGCCGCGCAATGCCAGGACGATGCGGGAGCGAAGTCGGGTCGCCTGGGTGACCTCCTCCTCCCTGGGGAGAGGCTCCGGAGGAGCGACAGGAGCAGAACGAAGGCTGGCGGGTGGCGGGGAGGCGGGACGCGCCTCAAGAGGGGGCGGAGTCCTGACCACGACCGGGGATGAGCTGAACTCCCGCCGAGGCTCGGTGGTGAAGGACTCCGTCGTGAACTCATCATCGGCGGGAAGCTCCACCGGCTGGCGCAACCAGAGCGCCAACACACCCGCCACCAGCAGGCCGGTACCTCCCACTCCCAAGACAATTCTGCTCATGGACCCTCCTGGGCGCACCTGTGCCGTCAGGTGGCCGCACTCCGGCTCGAGGAGTGCCCGATCAAATGCCACAGAACTATAAAAGCAATCAAGTTGCATTTACTCGCCGTTCACCGGCGTGCTCTTGCAATCGGGCGCGGTGCTGGGTCGCCCGGCGCACAACGGCTACACTCTCGCCGCCGCGCGCTCGGAGCGCGCCAAGGAGAGAGACCCTCGATGAAGCTGGCCAGCCTGTTCCTGTTCGCCGCGCTCACCCTCGGCTCGGCGGAGAGCGCCGCAGCCGACACCGAGCCGATGCCACCGCACCAGTCGTTCACCCTCGAGTCCGCGACGCTCAAGGAGACCCGGCGCATCAACGTCTACACGCCGCCGGGCTACGACGCGAAGGGCGCCGCGCGCTACCCGGTGCTCTACATGCCGGACGGAGGCGAGAAGGAGGACTTCCCGCACGTCGCCACCACCGTCGACACCGCGATCAAGGCCGGAGAGATGCGGCCGCTGATCGTGGTCGGCATCGAGAACACCGAGCGGCGCCGCGACATGACCGGCCCGACCGAGGTGGACGAGGACAAGAAGATCGCCCCGCGCGTCGGCGGCTCGGCCGCGTTCCGGGGCTTCATCCGCGACGAGCTGATGCCGCAGGTGCGCCGCCGGTACCGCGTGGCGGACGAGACGGCGATCATCGGCGAGTCCCTCGCCGGCCTGTTCATCGTCGAGACCTTCTTCCTGCAGCCGAAGCTATTCGACACCTATATCGCCCTGAGCCCGAGCCTCTGGTGGAACGGTGAGGAGCTGGTGCGCAAGGCCAGCGAGCGCCTCGCGGCCCGGAAGGAGCTGCGCAACGCGCTGTACCTGTCGTCCGCCGACGAGGACAACATCGTCCCCGCCGCCGAGCGCCTGGCGGAGACGCTCCGCGCGAGCGCGCCAGCCGGGCTGAAGTGGCAGTTCGAGCCCCGGCCGGATCTGCGCCACGACAACATCTACCGCTCGGCCTCGCCGCAGGTCCTGCGCAAGTGGTTCGCGCCCAAGTCCCCTCCCCGCGCGCCGTAGCGCAGGGGCTCAGGACTGCGCGATCGTGTCTTGCTCGCCGGACGCAAGGGCCACGGTGAACGTGGAGCCGTGGCCCGGCTCGCTCTCCACCTGGATGGAGCCCCCCAGCGCGCCGACGATCTGCTGGGTGATGTGGAGCCCGAGCCCGAGCCCGCCATAGTGGCGCTCGGAGACGGCGCGCTCGAACTTTCCGAAGATGCGCGAGCGATGCTCCGGCGCGATGCCAATGCCCTCGTCCCGCACCGACAGCCACGCCACGCCTCTCTCCTGCCAGACCCGCACGCGGATGGGCCGGCCAGCCCCGTACTTGAGCGCATTGGTCAGCAGGTTCGTTGCCACCTGCTCCAGCCGCAGCCGATCCCAGAAGCCCAGCACGGGGGCCCCCGCCTCGAACTCCACCCGACAGCCCGCGCGCCCGAACTCGGTGGAGAACTGCTCGAGGAGCTCTCGCGTCACCTCCACCAGATCCACCACCTCCAGGTGAAGCGGGAGCCGGCCCTGCGCCAGCCTCGCCACGTCCAGCAAGTCGTTCACCAGCCCCGCCAGCTTGCGTACCTGGGACTCGCAGCCATGCACGGCCCGAAGGACGCGCTCGGGGGACACGGGCTCCCCCACCTTCGACTCGACCACCCGTCGCAGGCCCTGGAACTGGAGCCGCAGCGGCGTGAGCGGCGTCTTCAGCTCGTGTGAGGCCACCGCCAGGAACTCGTCGCGCAAGCGCACCGCCCGCTGGGACTCCAGGAAGAGCCGCGCGCTCTCCAATGAGGAGGCCACGCGATGCGTCAGCTCCTGTCCCAGCGAGATGTCCTCGGTGCCGAAGCGCCGCTGTGGCCTGCAAGAGCCCATCGTGACGAGGCCCAGCGCCCGATCGTGCAACCGCATGGGCACCACCAACACCGAGCAGGCCATCGCCGTCCCCTGCACCCGCGCGGGCGAGGCCCCCGGGACCAGATACCGCCACGTCTCCGGGCTGAAGTCCGGGAAGAGCAGCGGCTTGCCCGAGTGCAGGGTCTCCAGCAGCGGGCCCCCGGAGTCGTGTACCGCGGGCAAGGGCCACGCCTCGCGCAGCCGCGCCTCCTGCTCCGGGCCCTGGTGGGCCACGGCCGCACGGCGCAGCAACCCCTCGGGCGTCGCCAGATCGATGATGCACCACGAGGCCACCGAGCGGCTCGCCAGGCGCGCCACCTCCTGGAGCGTGGCGTCCGAGACCTCCAGCGACTGCCCCAGCACGTGGCTGGCGGTGGCCAGGAAGCGCAGCGCCCCTTCCGCGTGCTTGAGGTCGGACAGGTCCAGCACGAAGGTGAGCACGCGGTCCAGCTCCTCCACCCGCGCCGAGCCCGTCATCACCGGCACCCGCGTGCCATCCCCACGCAGCAGCACGAGCTCGAAGACAGTGGTCACTCCGCGATCCCACAACTCACGCAGCGCCCGTGCGCCGATCTCCTTCTTCTCGGGAGCCACCAGCTCCCCCCAGCGCAAGCTCCCCAGCTCCTTGCGCTGGTGGCCGGTGAGCTTGAGGAAGGCCCTGTTGGCCTCGAGGATGACGCCCTTCTGGTCGCAGAAGGACAGCCCCATCAGGTCGGTCTCCATGAAGCGGCGGAACACGGCCTCGCCCTCGCGGATGGCTTGCTCCATGCGCAGGCGCTCGGTGATGTCCTCCAGGACGGCCACGGCGGCCGTCACCCGCCCCTCCGCATCGCGTACCGGCCCGGCGCTCACCTCCAGGGTGACGCGGCCTCCGCCTTCGCGCGGCACGTCCATGATCTCATCGCGCACCACCTCACCACGGGTGAGCGCGCGCACCAGGGGCCCCTCTTTCGGCCGACCGCTCCTCCCTTCCATGCATCCCCCAGCCAGGCACAGGGGCTCCTGCTGGGTCCGGGCCCGAGAGAGGACCCCTCGCAGGAGCGGCTCCGCATGGGCATTGGTCATCAGCAACCTGCCACTCGGGGCCTCGACGAGGAGGACGCCCTGGGGCATCTGCTGAAGCACGGCCTGGAGCCGTCGGTGCTCGAGTTCCAGCAAGCGGCGTTGCGCCTCGGCCTCGGCCCGCGCCCGCTCCGCCACCTCGCGCAGCTCGCGCTCCTTCGCATACAGGTGGGCGCGCTCCAGCGCCTGTGCGCACTGCGTGGCGACGAGGAGGGCGAAGTCCTTGTCCTCCTCCGAGAAGCCCTGCTCCCGAGCGAAGCCCAGCGCCAGCACGCCCAACATCTTGGACTCCGCCTGCAGCGGCACGAAGGCCAGGGCGCGCGGTGGGTGCAACCGCACCCCATCCAGGATGGGGTAGCGCTGCCGCAGGATCTCCACCGACTCCACCCAGACCGGCTCGCCCTGGCGGACCACCTCCGCGACCGGGACAGGCGCGTTCACCGACACGTTGTGCCAGGGATCGAGGTCCATCTCGTGCAGACCTGACCGCCCGGCGAGCCGCAGCACCCCAGGCTCCTTGAAGAGGTAGAAGACCCACTCGGTGGCATCCAGCGTGGGCCCGGCCTGGTCGACGATGATCCGGGTCACCTGCTCCGGCGTCAGCGCCTGCGACAGCCCGCTCGTCACCCCCTGCAAGCGCAGCAGCCGCTCCATCGACTGCTTCGACATCCGCTGCCGCGTCTCGCTCATCCCGTGGCCCCGCTGTCGGGAGTCCGCTCCCATAGACACAACAGTGCCCCACGGGTTCTTCCTCCTGGCCCCCCTGCCAGCGCGCGAGGGAGGACAGGGGCAGGCGTCATCTCGGGCCGGCCGGCAGCCTGGCCGAAAGGTTCAGGTCACGAGCCGGGTCAGAAAGGACGCCGTGCGACTCGCCTTCGAGGTGGCGACCTTGGCGGGCGTTCCGGCCGCCACCACCCGACCGCCCTCCTCTCCCGCGCCCGGGCCGATGTCGATAACCCAGTCGCTCGCGGCGACGACGCGCATGTCGTGCTCGACGAGGATGACGGTGTTGCCCGCGTCGACCAGCCCCTCGAGCTGAGCCATGAGCTTGTCCACGTCCGCGGGGTGCAGGCCCGTGGTGGGCTCGTCCAGGACGTAGAGCGTGTTGCCGCGCTGCATCCGCTGCAGCTCGGTGGCGAGCTTGATGCGCTGGGCCTCACCGCCGGAGAGCTCGGTGGCGGGCTGGCCCAGGCGCAGATAGCCCAGGCCCACCTCGCGCAAGACGCTCAGCGAGCGCGACACCTGTGGCTCCTCGGCGAAGAACGCATGGGCCGCGTCGACCGTCATCCCCAGCACCTCGGCGATGTTCTTGCCCCGGTACTGAATCTCCAGCGTCTTGGCGTTGTAGCGGGCGCCATGGCACGTGGGACACGGCGCGTAGACGCTGGGCAGGAAGAGCAGCTCGACGCTCACGAAGCCCTCGCCCTCGCACGTCTCGCAGCGCCCCTTGGCCACGTTGAACGAGAAGCGCCCGACGTCGAAGCGGCGGGAGCGCGCGGCCGGCGTGGCGGCGAAGAGCTTACGGACGTTGTCGAAGAGGCCCGTATAGGTGGCCAGGTTGGAGCGCGGTGTGCGCCCGATCGGCTTCTGATCGACGCGCACCAGCCGCTTGATGCCCTCCATCCCAGAGACGATGCGCCCACCCGTGGTGAGTACGACGGTGCGCTCCAGCTCCTCGCCCTCCTCTTCCTCGGTGGGCAGCTCGTGGCCGAGCTGCTCGGCGACCAGCTCCACGAGCACCTGACTCACCAGGCTCGACTTCCCCGAACCGGAGACGCCCGTCACCGAGGTGAACACGCCCAATGGGAAGTCGACATCGAGCTGGTGCAGGTTGTTGCGGGTGACGCCCTCGAGGCGGAGCCAGCCCTTGGGCGAGCGGGGATTGCGACGCCGCACGGACTGGGCCCCGAAAAGGTAGCGCCGCGTCTGGGACGCCTCCACGTCCTCGAGCCCCTCCAGCGGCCCGCTGTAGAGCACCCGCCCCCCCTTCTCGCCCGCGGCCGGCCCCACGTCGACGATCCAGTCGGCGTGGCGGATCACATCCACCTCATGCTCCACCACGAACAGCGAGTTCCCCGACTCCTTCAACTGGTCGAGCGCCTTCAGCAGGGCCTCTGTGTCGGCCGGGTGGAGCCCCGCGGAGGGCTCGTCGAGCACGTACACCACGCCGAACAGGTTGGAGCGCACCTGGGTGGCGAGCCGCAACCGCTGGAGCTCTCCGGGTGAGAGCGTCGGAGTGCTGCGCTCCAGGGAGAGGTAGCCCAGCCCAAGCTCGGTCAGGACCTGGATGCGCGCCAGCAGATCCTTGGCGATCCGCTGCGTCACCAGCGCCTTCTCCGGGTGCTCCCGCACCAGCTTCGCCGCCCCGGGGGCCGTCCCGTCCGCGGCGGGGCGGAGGATGTCTGCCACCCGCTTCATCGGCAGCCGGGCCAGCTCGCCGATGTCCAGACCCGCGAAGGTGACGGACAGGGATTCACGGCGCAGGCGCTTGCCCTGGCACAGGGAGCACTCTCCGCTCACCATGTACTGCGACACGCGCTTCTTCATCAGCGCGCTCTGGGTCGTGGCGAAGGTCTGCAGCACGTAGCGCCGGGCACCCGTGAAGGTCCCCATGTAGCTGGGAGGCTCCTTGCGCTTGAGCGCCTGCCGCGTCTCGGCCGGGGTGAAGCCCGCGTACACGGGGACGGTGGGCTGCTCGTCCGTGAAGAGGATCCAGTCGCGATCCTTCTTGGGCAGATCGCGCCAGGGGCGGTCCACGTCGTAGCCGAGCGTCACCAGGATGTCGCGCAGGTTCTGGCCATGCCACGCGGGTGGCCAGGCGGCGATGGCCCGCTCGCGGATGGTCAGGGAGTCATCCGGCACCATGGAGCGCTCGGTCACCTCATAGACGCGG includes these proteins:
- a CDS encoding alpha/beta hydrolase — encoded protein: MKLASLFLFAALTLGSAESAAADTEPMPPHQSFTLESATLKETRRINVYTPPGYDAKGAARYPVLYMPDGGEKEDFPHVATTVDTAIKAGEMRPLIVVGIENTERRRDMTGPTEVDEDKKIAPRVGGSAAFRGFIRDELMPQVRRRYRVADETAIIGESLAGLFIVETFFLQPKLFDTYIALSPSLWWNGEELVRKASERLAARKELRNALYLSSADEDNIVPAAERLAETLRASAPAGLKWQFEPRPDLRHDNIYRSASPQVLRKWFAPKSPPRAP
- a CDS encoding ATP-binding protein is translated as MSETRQRMSKQSMERLLRLQGVTSGLSQALTPEQVTRIIVDQAGPTLDATEWVFYLFKEPGVLRLAGRSGLHEMDLDPWHNVSVNAPVPVAEVVRQGEPVWVESVEILRQRYPILDGVRLHPPRALAFVPLQAESKMLGVLALGFAREQGFSEEDKDFALLVATQCAQALERAHLYAKERELREVAERARAEAEAQRRLLELEHRRLQAVLQQMPQGVLLVEAPSGRLLMTNAHAEPLLRGVLSRARTQQEPLCLAGGCMEGRSGRPKEGPLVRALTRGEVVRDEIMDVPREGGGRVTLEVSAGPVRDAEGRVTAAVAVLEDITERLRMEQAIREGEAVFRRFMETDLMGLSFCDQKGVILEANRAFLKLTGHQRKELGSLRWGELVAPEKKEIGARALRELWDRGVTTVFELVLLRGDGTRVPVMTGSARVEELDRVLTFVLDLSDLKHAEGALRFLATASHVLGQSLEVSDATLQEVARLASRSVASWCIIDLATPEGLLRRAAVAHQGPEQEARLREAWPLPAVHDSGGPLLETLHSGKPLLFPDFSPETWRYLVPGASPARVQGTAMACSVLVVPMRLHDRALGLVTMGSCRPQRRFGTEDISLGQELTHRVASSLESARLFLESQRAVRLRDEFLAVASHELKTPLTPLRLQFQGLRRVVESKVGEPVSPERVLRAVHGCESQVRKLAGLVNDLLDVARLAQGRLPLHLEVVDLVEVTRELLEQFSTEFGRAGCRVEFEAGAPVLGFWDRLRLEQVATNLLTNALKYGAGRPIRVRVWQERGVAWLSVRDEGIGIAPEHRSRIFGKFERAVSERHYGGLGLGLHITQQIVGALGGSIQVESEPGHGSTFTVALASGEQDTIAQS
- the uvrA gene encoding excinuclease ABC subunit UvrA, with the protein product MPKSPGSGLVRVRGAREHNLKNVDVEIPRDALVVFTGVSGSGKSSLAFGTLYAEAQRRYFESVAPYARRLIDQAGVPEVDAIDGLPPAVALQQHRGAPTSRSSVGSVTTIANSLRLLYSRAGTYPPHQPHLDSDAFSPNTPAGACPHCHGLGRVYEVTERSMVPDDSLTIRERAIAAWPPAWHGQNLRDILVTLGYDVDRPWRDLPKKDRDWILFTDEQPTVPVYAGFTPAETRQALKRKEPPSYMGTFTGARRYVLQTFATTQSALMKKRVSQYMVSGECSLCQGKRLRRESLSVTFAGLDIGELARLPMKRVADILRPAADGTAPGAAKLVREHPEKALVTQRIAKDLLARIQVLTELGLGYLSLERSTPTLSPGELQRLRLATQVRSNLFGVVYVLDEPSAGLHPADTEALLKALDQLKESGNSLFVVEHEVDVIRHADWIVDVGPAAGEKGGRVLYSGPLEGLEDVEASQTRRYLFGAQSVRRRNPRSPKGWLRLEGVTRNNLHQLDVDFPLGVFTSVTGVSGSGKSSLVSQVLVELVAEQLGHELPTEEEEGEELERTVVLTTGGRIVSGMEGIKRLVRVDQKPIGRTPRSNLATYTGLFDNVRKLFAATPAARSRRFDVGRFSFNVAKGRCETCEGEGFVSVELLFLPSVYAPCPTCHGARYNAKTLEIQYRGKNIAEVLGMTVDAAHAFFAEEPQVSRSLSVLREVGLGYLRLGQPATELSGGEAQRIKLATELQRMQRGNTLYVLDEPTTGLHPADVDKLMAQLEGLVDAGNTVILVEHDMRVVAASDWVIDIGPGAGEEGGRVVAAGTPAKVATSKASRTASFLTRLVT